A DNA window from Drosophila pseudoobscura strain MV-25-SWS-2005 chromosome 2, UCI_Dpse_MV25, whole genome shotgun sequence contains the following coding sequences:
- the ps gene encoding RNA-binding protein Nova-1 isoform X7, translating into MQLHATQHQSKAIAKAKASQMIAVLPSSPKQASSITSRNDSTSSDSISKQQHQQHRSSTSASPTPTPTPLNSTLTLLLNGETTYHMKILVPAVASGAIIGKGGETIASLQKDTGARVKMSKSHDFYPGTTERVCLITGSTEAIMVVLDFIMDKIREKPDLTTKIIDAESKQTQERDKQVKILVPNSTAGMIIGKGGAFIKQIKEDSGSYVQISQKPKDVSLQERCITIIGDKENNKNACKMILSKIVEDPQSGTCLNVSYADVSGPVANFNPTGSPYATNQNAINSSTASLNSTLGTSIGGANSAASLLVNGTGINLSINLGAPNPAPNLAVANQLLEHIKVAMRGSGYSETVTTEVCNALGVLAKYGVLGMGVGVPHTNGAHSTLGNFLGVTTLDQQTAAANAANASNVFGAVGQVNLEQYAAAAAAAAAASRPTQSQLDAAAVQFDPFRHLGSATAPATPVSLNNNSFGLTAATGAANSAQLGGLSKSPTPGDLSSKDSKNVEVPEMIIGAILGPNGRSLVEIQHVSGANVQISKKGIFAPGTRNRIVTITGQPNAIAKAQFLIEQKITEEETKRARQIPLTTVVN; encoded by the exons atgcaaCTCCATGCGACGCAGCATCAATCGAAAGCaatagcaaaagcaaaagcatcTCAAATGATCGCCGTCCTGCCATCGAGCCCGAAACAAGCATCAAGTATTACGAGTAGAAACGACTCCACCTCCTCCGACAGCATCTcgaaacagcaacaccaacagcaccGATCCTCGACATCGGCatctcctactcctactccaaCTCCACTGAACTCAACTCTAACTCTACTGCTGAATG GCGAGACAACGTATcacatgaaaatactggtgcCCGCGGTGGCCTCTGGGGCCATCATCGGCAAAGGAGGCGAGACGATCGCCTCCCTGCAGAAGGACACGGGTGCTAGAGTAAAAATGTCCAAGTCGCATGACTTCTATCCAG GCACCACTGAACGCGTCTGCCTGATCACTGGATCCACGGAGGCCATCATGGTCGTGCTGGACTTTATCATGGACAAAATCCGCGAGAAGCCCGACCTGACCACAAAGATCATCGATGCCGAGTCGAAACAGACCCAGGAGCGGGACAAGCAGGTCAAGATCCTGGTGCCCAACTCCACAGCCGGCATGATCATCGGCAAGGGCGGTGCCTTCATCAAACAGATCAAGGAGGACAGCGGCTCCTACGTTCAGATCTCGCAGAAGCCCAAGGATGTCTCGCTGCAGGAGCGCTGCATCACCATCATTGGCGACAAGGAGAACAACAAGAACGCCTGCAAGATGATCCTCTCGAAGATCGTCGAGGACCCGCAGTCGGGCACCTGCCTGAATGTCTCCTACGCGGACGTCAGCGGGCCGGTGGCCAACTTCAATCCGACCGGCTCCCCGTACGCCACCAATCAGAATGCCATCAACTCGAGCACCGCATCGCTCAACTCGACGCTGGGCACCTCCATCGGTGGCGCCAACTCGGCGGCCAGTCTGCTAGTCAACGGCACCGGCATCAACTTGTCCATCAACCTGGGCGCCCCCAACCCGGCGCCCAACCTGGCGGTTGCCAACCAACTGCTCGAGCATATTAAG GTTGCCATGCGCGGCTCTGGCTACTCGGAGACCGTCACCACTGAAGTCTGCAACGCCCTGGGCGTCCTGGCCAAGTACGGAGTCCTCGgcatgggcgtgggcgtgcCCCACACCAACGGTGCTCACTCGACGCTGGGCAATTTCCTGGGCGTGACGACGCTGGACCAGCAGACGGCGGCCGCCAATGCGGCCAACGCCAGCAATGTGTTTGGCGCTGTCGGCCAGGTGAATCTGGAGCAGtatgccgctgcagcagcggctgccgcagccgccAGCCGGCCGACACAGTCGCAGCTGGACGCCGCCGCGGTCCAATTCGATCCATTCCGCCATCTGGGCTCCGCCACGGCGCCGGCCACGCCCGTCTCGCTGAACAACAACAGCTTCGGGCTGACAGCCGCCACGGGAGCGGCGAACAGCGCCCAGCTGGGCGGCCTCAGCAAGAGCCCCACACCCGGGGACCTGAGTTCCAAGGACTCGAAGAACGTGGAGGTGCCCGAGATGATCATCGGCGCAATTCTAG GTCCGAACGGTCGTAGTTTAGTTGAGATTCAACATGTTTCTGGCGCAAATGTGCAAATTTCCAAAAAGGGCATATTCGCACCTGGCACTAGAAATCGCATTGTAACCATTACTGGTCAGCCGAACGCCATTGCCAAAGCGCAGTTTCTAATTGAGCAGAAAATCACCGAGGAGGAGACAAAGAGGGCGCGACAAATTCCATTAACCACTGTTGTGAATTAA
- the ps gene encoding RNA-binding protein Nova-1 isoform X6 — MQLHATQHQSKAIAKAKASQMIAVLPSSPKQASSITSRNDSTSSDSISKQQHQQHRSSTSASPTPTPTPLNSTLTLLLNGESVCSGIEVEIENNNNNHIHHGETTYHMKILVPAVASGAIIGKGGETIASLQKDTGARVKMSKSHDFYPGTTERVCLITGSTEAIMVVLDFIMDKIREKPDLTTKIIDAESKQTQERDKQVKILVPNSTAGMIIGKGGAFIKQIKEDSGSYVQISQKPKDVSLQERCITIIGDKENNKNACKMILSKIVEDPQSGTCLNVSYADVSGPVANFNPTGSPYATNQNAINSSTASLNSTLGTSIGGANSAASLLVNGTGINLSINLGAPNPAPNLAVANQLLEHIKVAMRGSGYSETVTTEVCNALGVLAKYGVLGMGVGVPHTNGAHSTLGNFLGVTTLDQQTAAANAANASNVFGAVGQVNLEQYAAAAAAAAAASRPTQSQLDAAAVQFDPFRHLGSATAPATPVSLNNNSFGLTAATGAANSAQLGGLSKSPTPGDLSSKDSKNVEVPEMIIGAILGPNGRSLVEIQHVSGANVQISKKGIFAPGTRNRIVTITGQPNAIAKAQFLIEQKITEEETKRARQIPLTTVVN, encoded by the exons atgcaaCTCCATGCGACGCAGCATCAATCGAAAGCaatagcaaaagcaaaagcatcTCAAATGATCGCCGTCCTGCCATCGAGCCCGAAACAAGCATCAAGTATTACGAGTAGAAACGACTCCACCTCCTCCGACAGCATCTcgaaacagcaacaccaacagcaccGATCCTCGACATCGGCatctcctactcctactccaaCTCCACTGAACTCAACTCTAACTCTACTGCTGAATG GTGAGTCAGTTTGTTCTGGAATTGAggttgaaattgaaaataataacaataatcatATTCATCATG GCGAGACAACGTATcacatgaaaatactggtgcCCGCGGTGGCCTCTGGGGCCATCATCGGCAAAGGAGGCGAGACGATCGCCTCCCTGCAGAAGGACACGGGTGCTAGAGTAAAAATGTCCAAGTCGCATGACTTCTATCCAG GCACCACTGAACGCGTCTGCCTGATCACTGGATCCACGGAGGCCATCATGGTCGTGCTGGACTTTATCATGGACAAAATCCGCGAGAAGCCCGACCTGACCACAAAGATCATCGATGCCGAGTCGAAACAGACCCAGGAGCGGGACAAGCAGGTCAAGATCCTGGTGCCCAACTCCACAGCCGGCATGATCATCGGCAAGGGCGGTGCCTTCATCAAACAGATCAAGGAGGACAGCGGCTCCTACGTTCAGATCTCGCAGAAGCCCAAGGATGTCTCGCTGCAGGAGCGCTGCATCACCATCATTGGCGACAAGGAGAACAACAAGAACGCCTGCAAGATGATCCTCTCGAAGATCGTCGAGGACCCGCAGTCGGGCACCTGCCTGAATGTCTCCTACGCGGACGTCAGCGGGCCGGTGGCCAACTTCAATCCGACCGGCTCCCCGTACGCCACCAATCAGAATGCCATCAACTCGAGCACCGCATCGCTCAACTCGACGCTGGGCACCTCCATCGGTGGCGCCAACTCGGCGGCCAGTCTGCTAGTCAACGGCACCGGCATCAACTTGTCCATCAACCTGGGCGCCCCCAACCCGGCGCCCAACCTGGCGGTTGCCAACCAACTGCTCGAGCATATTAAG GTTGCCATGCGCGGCTCTGGCTACTCGGAGACCGTCACCACTGAAGTCTGCAACGCCCTGGGCGTCCTGGCCAAGTACGGAGTCCTCGgcatgggcgtgggcgtgcCCCACACCAACGGTGCTCACTCGACGCTGGGCAATTTCCTGGGCGTGACGACGCTGGACCAGCAGACGGCGGCCGCCAATGCGGCCAACGCCAGCAATGTGTTTGGCGCTGTCGGCCAGGTGAATCTGGAGCAGtatgccgctgcagcagcggctgccgcagccgccAGCCGGCCGACACAGTCGCAGCTGGACGCCGCCGCGGTCCAATTCGATCCATTCCGCCATCTGGGCTCCGCCACGGCGCCGGCCACGCCCGTCTCGCTGAACAACAACAGCTTCGGGCTGACAGCCGCCACGGGAGCGGCGAACAGCGCCCAGCTGGGCGGCCTCAGCAAGAGCCCCACACCCGGGGACCTGAGTTCCAAGGACTCGAAGAACGTGGAGGTGCCCGAGATGATCATCGGCGCAATTCTAG GTCCGAACGGTCGTAGTTTAGTTGAGATTCAACATGTTTCTGGCGCAAATGTGCAAATTTCCAAAAAGGGCATATTCGCACCTGGCACTAGAAATCGCATTGTAACCATTACTGGTCAGCCGAACGCCATTGCCAAAGCGCAGTTTCTAATTGAGCAGAAAATCACCGAGGAGGAGACAAAGAGGGCGCGACAAATTCCATTAACCACTGTTGTGAATTAA